A stretch of Chloroflexota bacterium DNA encodes these proteins:
- a CDS encoding response regulator produces the protein MKRSVLVVDDDRGVREMLADALCCCGYEAQTVANGLEALAEVMRDAPDSVVLDMHRPSVGGLAFAHGLRDLGMRVPILVVSSTGEAHRWADVIGAEGYLNKPFDLTQLLSHVDRLCRTGVRAGLSLVPMQSTADRD, from the coding sequence ATGAAGCGATCCGTCCTGGTCGTCGACGATGATCGTGGTGTTCGGGAGATGCTTGCCGACGCACTGTGCTGCTGTGGCTACGAAGCGCAGACGGTGGCCAACGGACTGGAAGCGCTCGCGGAGGTCATGCGCGACGCTCCGGATTCGGTGGTGCTGGACATGCACAGGCCGAGCGTGGGAGGGCTGGCTTTCGCCCACGGCCTTCGCGATTTGGGAATGCGCGTCCCGATTCTCGTCGTGAGCAGCACTGGCGAAGCGCATCGCTGGGCGGACGTGATCGGGGCGGAAGGCTATTTGAACAAGCCGTTCGACCTCACCCAGCTACTCAGCCACGTCGACCGTCTGTGCAGAACCGGGGTTCGCGCCGGCCTGTCGCTCGTGCCGATGCAGTCCACGGCCGATCGCGACTGA